In Gossypium arboreum isolate Shixiya-1 chromosome 6, ASM2569848v2, whole genome shotgun sequence, the following are encoded in one genomic region:
- the LOC108484233 gene encoding external alternative NAD(P)H-ubiquinone oxidoreductase B2, mitochondrial-like isoform X1, whose translation MRNFNFFRRLSRAFNDYPSLSKVIVVSTISGGSLIAYAEANAFNGSKGHIAHADAVASNDDRRIASSEQVPKKKKVVLLGTGWGGMSFLKSLNNPNYEVQVVSPRNFFVFTPLLPSVTCGKVEARSIVEPIRNIIRKKNVNISYSEAECVKIDPNNKKIYCRATIDSHSKGEEVFAVDYDYLIIAVGAQVNTFNTPGVMENCHFLKEIDDAQKIRKNVIDSFEKASLPNLSDEERKKILHFVVVGGGPTGVEFAAELHDFVNEDVVKLYPNVQDLVKITLLEATDHILNMFDKRITNFAEQKFGRDGIDVKLGSMVTGINENEISTKVRGNGEKTSTAYGMALWSTGIGPRPLIKEFMKQIGQGNRRALATDEWLRVEGFGNIYALGDCATVNQRKVMEDISEIFRKADKDNSGTLTVKEFQEIIDDICERYPQVELYLKNKQVRNMVDLLKEAKGDAAKESMELNIEEFKSALSEVDSQMKNLPATAQVANQQGAYLAKCFNRMEECEKNPEGPPRFRGTGRHRFHPFRYRHLGQFAPLGGEQTAAQLPGDWVSIGHSEQWLWYSVYASKQVSWRTRALVVSDWIRRFIFGRDASGI comes from the exons ATGAGGAACTTCAACTTCTTCCGGAGATTATCCAGGGCTTTTAATGATTATCCTTCTCTTTCTAAGGTCATCGTCGTCTCTACTATCAG TGGTGGGAGCCTTATAGCTTATGCTGAAGCAAACGCATTCAATGGCAGTAAGGGCCATATTGCTCATGCTGATGCGGTGGCATCTAATGATGACCGTCGAATTGCTTCATCTGAACAAGTTCCCAAGAAAAAGAAGGTGGTGCTGCTTGGAACTGGTTGGGGAGGAATGAGTTTCCTGAAGAGCCTGAATAACCCTAATTATGAGGTGCAGGTTGTTTCTCCTCGTAATTTCTTTGTGTTCACCCCATTGCTACCAAGTGTTACATGTGGCAAAGTAGAAGCCCGCAGCATTGTTGAGCCAATTCGCAACATCATCAGAAAG AAAAATGTGAACATCAGTTACTCTGAAGCTGAATGCGTAAAAATAGATCCCAATAATAAGAAAATTTACTGTCGCGCTACTATAGACAGCCATTCAAAGGGGGAAGAAGTGTTTGCGGTAGACTATGACTACCTTATTATAGCTGTGGGAGCTCAGGTTAACACCTTTAATACCCCTGGTGTCATGGAAAATTGCCATTTCCTAAAG GAAATTGATGATGCTCAGAAGATTCGTAAGAATGTTATTGATTCCTTTGAGAAGGCAAGCTTACCAAATTTAAGTGATGAGGAGAGAAAAAAAATCCTTCACTTTGTTGTTGTTGGCGGTGGCCCAACTGGTGTGGAATTTGCAGCAGAACTTCATGACTTTGTCAATGAGGATGTGGTCAAGCTATATCCAAATGTCCAAGACTTGGTGAAAATAACACTTCTTGAGGCTACAGATCATATTTTGAACAT GTTTGACAAAAGAATCACAAATTTCGCGGAACAGAAATTTGGAAGAGATGGCATTGATGTGAAATTGGGGTCAATGGTCACCGGcataaatgaaaatgaaatatctACAAAAGTGAGAGGTAATGGCGAAAAAACTTCAACGGCATATGGAATGGCTCTCTGGTCAACTGGCATTGGACCTCGTCCTCTCATAAAGGAGTTCATGAAGCAAATTGGTCAG GGTAATAGGCGTGCTTTAGCAACGGATGAATGGCTGCGAGTTGAGGGATTTGGTAACATTTATGCACTTGGCGACTGTGCTACTGTTAACCAGCGGAAAGTCATG GAAGATATATCAGAAATATTTAGAAAGGCAGACAAGGACAACTCGGGAACACTTACAGTGAAAGAATTTCAAGAGATCATTGATGATATCTGTGAAAGATACCCTCAAGTGGAGCTTTATCTGAAGAACAAGCAGGTGCGTAACATGGTTGATCTTTTGAAGGAAGCCAAAGGGGACGCTGCAAAGGAATCCATGGAGCTGAATATTGAAGAATTTAAATCAGCTCTTTCTGAGGTCGATTCTCAGATGAAGAATCTTCCAGCAACAGCACAG GTTGCAAATCAGCAAGGCGCCTATCTTGCGAAGTGCTTCAACCGTATGGAGGAGTGTGAAAAGAACCCTGAAGGTCCCCCTAGGTTCAGGGGAACAGGTCGTCATCGATTCCATCCCTTCAG GTACAGACACTTGGGACAATTTGCTCCTTTGGGAGGGGAACAAACAGCTGCACAACTTCCAGGTGATTGGGTGTCTATAGGACACAGTGAGCAATGGCTTTGGTATTCTGTCTACGCAAG CAAGCAAGTCAGTTGGCGCACAAGGGCATTGGTGGTCTCAGACTGGATAAGGCGTTTTATTTTCGGGAGGGATGCCAGTGGCATTTAA
- the LOC108484233 gene encoding external alternative NAD(P)H-ubiquinone oxidoreductase B2, mitochondrial-like isoform X2, with translation MRNFNFFRRLSRAFNDYPSLSKVIVVSTISGGSLIAYAEANAFNGSKGHIAHADAVASNDDRRIASSEQVPKKKKVVLLGTGWGGMSFLKSLNNPNYEVQVVSPRNFFVFTPLLPSVTCGKVEARSIVEPIRNIIRKKNVNISYSEAECVKIDPNNKKIYCRATIDSHSKGEEVFAVDYDYLIIAVGAQVNTFNTPGVMENCHFLKEIDDAQKIRKNVIDSFEKASLPNLSDEERKKILHFVVVGGGPTGVEFAAELHDFVNEDVVKLYPNVQDLVKITLLEATDHILNMFDKRITNFAEQKFGRDGIDVKLGSMVTGINENEISTKVRGNGEKTSTAYGMALWSTGIGPRPLIKEFMKQIGQGNRRALATDEWLRVEGFGNIYALGDCATVNQRKVMEDISEIFRKADKDNSGTLTVKEFQEIIDDICERYPQVELYLKNKQVRNMVDLLKEAKGDAAKESMELNIEEFKSALSEVDSQMKNLPATAQVANQQGAYLAKCFNRMEECEKNPEGPPRFRGTGRHRFHPFRYRHLGQFAPLGGEQTAAQLPASKSVGAQGHWWSQTG, from the exons ATGAGGAACTTCAACTTCTTCCGGAGATTATCCAGGGCTTTTAATGATTATCCTTCTCTTTCTAAGGTCATCGTCGTCTCTACTATCAG TGGTGGGAGCCTTATAGCTTATGCTGAAGCAAACGCATTCAATGGCAGTAAGGGCCATATTGCTCATGCTGATGCGGTGGCATCTAATGATGACCGTCGAATTGCTTCATCTGAACAAGTTCCCAAGAAAAAGAAGGTGGTGCTGCTTGGAACTGGTTGGGGAGGAATGAGTTTCCTGAAGAGCCTGAATAACCCTAATTATGAGGTGCAGGTTGTTTCTCCTCGTAATTTCTTTGTGTTCACCCCATTGCTACCAAGTGTTACATGTGGCAAAGTAGAAGCCCGCAGCATTGTTGAGCCAATTCGCAACATCATCAGAAAG AAAAATGTGAACATCAGTTACTCTGAAGCTGAATGCGTAAAAATAGATCCCAATAATAAGAAAATTTACTGTCGCGCTACTATAGACAGCCATTCAAAGGGGGAAGAAGTGTTTGCGGTAGACTATGACTACCTTATTATAGCTGTGGGAGCTCAGGTTAACACCTTTAATACCCCTGGTGTCATGGAAAATTGCCATTTCCTAAAG GAAATTGATGATGCTCAGAAGATTCGTAAGAATGTTATTGATTCCTTTGAGAAGGCAAGCTTACCAAATTTAAGTGATGAGGAGAGAAAAAAAATCCTTCACTTTGTTGTTGTTGGCGGTGGCCCAACTGGTGTGGAATTTGCAGCAGAACTTCATGACTTTGTCAATGAGGATGTGGTCAAGCTATATCCAAATGTCCAAGACTTGGTGAAAATAACACTTCTTGAGGCTACAGATCATATTTTGAACAT GTTTGACAAAAGAATCACAAATTTCGCGGAACAGAAATTTGGAAGAGATGGCATTGATGTGAAATTGGGGTCAATGGTCACCGGcataaatgaaaatgaaatatctACAAAAGTGAGAGGTAATGGCGAAAAAACTTCAACGGCATATGGAATGGCTCTCTGGTCAACTGGCATTGGACCTCGTCCTCTCATAAAGGAGTTCATGAAGCAAATTGGTCAG GGTAATAGGCGTGCTTTAGCAACGGATGAATGGCTGCGAGTTGAGGGATTTGGTAACATTTATGCACTTGGCGACTGTGCTACTGTTAACCAGCGGAAAGTCATG GAAGATATATCAGAAATATTTAGAAAGGCAGACAAGGACAACTCGGGAACACTTACAGTGAAAGAATTTCAAGAGATCATTGATGATATCTGTGAAAGATACCCTCAAGTGGAGCTTTATCTGAAGAACAAGCAGGTGCGTAACATGGTTGATCTTTTGAAGGAAGCCAAAGGGGACGCTGCAAAGGAATCCATGGAGCTGAATATTGAAGAATTTAAATCAGCTCTTTCTGAGGTCGATTCTCAGATGAAGAATCTTCCAGCAACAGCACAG GTTGCAAATCAGCAAGGCGCCTATCTTGCGAAGTGCTTCAACCGTATGGAGGAGTGTGAAAAGAACCCTGAAGGTCCCCCTAGGTTCAGGGGAACAGGTCGTCATCGATTCCATCCCTTCAG GTACAGACACTTGGGACAATTTGCTCCTTTGGGAGGGGAACAAACAGCTGCACAACTTCCAG CAAGCAAGTCAGTTGGCGCACAAGGGCATTGGTGGTCTCAGACTGGATAA